Proteins encoded within one genomic window of Amycolatopsis sp. 2-15:
- a CDS encoding RelA/SpoT family protein: MSQELDAAVPAKPVPAKDGSGARGAQSVPPPKANGAAPNPSATRRVRARLARRITAQRAAPVKQVLEPLAVIHRELHPNADLALLQRAYDVAEELHRDQRRKSGDPYITHPLAVATILAELGMDTTTLVAALLHDTVEDTGFSLDQLKADFGDKVGELVDGVTKLDKVKLGMSAEAETIRKMVIAMAKDPRVLVIKLADRLHNMRTMRFLPPEKQARKARETLEVLAPLAHRLGMATVKWELEDLAFAILQPKKYDEIVRLVADRAPSRDTYLRKVIADLTSNLVSSRITAKVEGRPKHYYSIHQKMIVRGRDLDDIHDLVGVRILVEDVRDCYAAMGVVHALWQPVPGRFKDYIAQPRFGVYQSLHTTVIGPDGKPLEVQIRTYEMHRTAEYGIAAHWRYKETKGTHSGNSVDVDEIAWMRQLLDWQREAADPGDFLESLRYELAAREIFVFTPKGDVITLPADSTPVDFAYAVHTEVGHRCIGARVNGRLVALERKLENGENVEIFTSKAENAGPSRDWLQFAGSPKARAKIRQWFAKERRDEAIDAGKEAITKEIRKVGLPIQRLVSAESMGSVAKELRHGDISSLYAAVGEGHTSAKHVVQRLVALIGGVDEAEEELAERATPSTVTRRRGSNDVGVIVKGASDVWAKLARCCTPVPGDEILGFVTRGGGVSVHRTDCTNADDLRTQPERLVEVEWAPSSSSVFLVAIQVEALDRHRLLSDVTKVLADEKVNILSASVTTSRDRVAVSRFSFEMGDPKHLGHVLKVVRGVEGVYDVYRVTSAS; this comes from the coding sequence GTGAGCCAAGAGCTCGACGCCGCGGTGCCCGCCAAGCCGGTGCCCGCGAAGGATGGCTCCGGTGCGCGCGGTGCGCAGTCGGTGCCGCCGCCGAAGGCGAACGGGGCCGCGCCCAATCCGTCGGCGACCCGCCGGGTGCGAGCCCGTCTGGCCCGCCGCATCACGGCCCAGCGCGCCGCGCCCGTGAAGCAGGTGCTCGAGCCGCTCGCCGTGATCCACCGCGAGCTGCACCCCAACGCGGACCTCGCGCTGCTGCAGCGCGCCTACGACGTCGCCGAGGAGCTGCACCGCGACCAGCGGCGCAAGTCCGGCGACCCGTACATCACGCACCCGCTCGCCGTGGCCACGATCCTGGCCGAGCTGGGCATGGACACCACCACGCTCGTCGCGGCGCTGCTGCACGACACCGTGGAGGACACGGGCTTCTCACTCGACCAGCTGAAGGCCGACTTCGGCGACAAGGTCGGTGAGCTCGTCGACGGCGTCACCAAGCTGGACAAGGTCAAGCTCGGCATGTCGGCCGAGGCCGAGACGATCCGCAAGATGGTCATCGCCATGGCGAAGGACCCGCGGGTGCTGGTCATCAAGCTGGCCGACCGGCTGCACAACATGCGCACCATGCGCTTCCTCCCGCCCGAGAAGCAGGCCCGCAAGGCCCGCGAGACCCTGGAGGTGCTCGCCCCGCTGGCCCACCGCCTGGGCATGGCGACGGTGAAGTGGGAGCTCGAAGACCTCGCGTTCGCGATCCTGCAGCCGAAGAAGTACGACGAGATCGTGCGCCTGGTCGCCGACCGCGCGCCTTCGCGCGATACCTACCTGCGCAAGGTGATCGCCGACCTCACGAGCAACCTCGTGTCGTCGCGGATCACCGCGAAGGTCGAGGGCCGGCCGAAGCACTACTACTCGATCCACCAGAAGATGATCGTGCGCGGGCGCGACCTCGACGACATCCACGACCTGGTGGGCGTACGGATCCTCGTGGAGGACGTGCGCGACTGCTACGCCGCCATGGGTGTCGTCCACGCGCTGTGGCAGCCCGTGCCCGGCCGGTTCAAGGACTACATCGCCCAGCCGCGCTTCGGCGTGTACCAGTCGCTGCACACCACCGTGATCGGGCCGGACGGCAAGCCGCTCGAGGTGCAGATCCGCACTTACGAGATGCACCGCACCGCCGAGTACGGCATCGCCGCGCACTGGCGCTACAAGGAAACCAAGGGCACCCACAGCGGCAACTCGGTGGACGTCGACGAGATCGCGTGGATGCGCCAGCTGCTCGACTGGCAGCGCGAGGCCGCCGATCCGGGTGACTTCCTCGAATCGCTGCGCTACGAGCTGGCCGCGCGCGAGATCTTCGTGTTCACGCCGAAGGGCGACGTGATCACGCTGCCGGCGGATTCGACGCCGGTCGACTTCGCCTACGCCGTGCACACCGAGGTGGGTCACCGCTGCATCGGCGCCCGCGTGAACGGGCGTCTCGTGGCTCTCGAGCGCAAGCTGGAGAACGGCGAGAACGTCGAGATCTTCACCTCGAAGGCGGAGAACGCGGGCCCGAGCCGCGACTGGCTGCAGTTCGCCGGGTCGCCGAAGGCGCGCGCGAAGATCCGCCAGTGGTTCGCGAAGGAGCGCCGCGACGAGGCGATCGACGCGGGCAAGGAGGCGATCACCAAGGAGATCCGCAAGGTCGGGCTGCCCATCCAGCGGCTCGTCTCGGCGGAGTCCATGGGCTCGGTCGCCAAGGAGCTGCGCCACGGCGACATCTCCTCGCTGTACGCGGCCGTGGGGGAGGGCCACACCAGCGCGAAGCACGTGGTGCAGCGGCTGGTCGCGCTCATCGGCGGCGTCGACGAGGCGGAGGAGGAGCTCGCTGAGCGGGCCACGCCGTCCACCGTCACGCGGCGGCGCGGGTCCAACGACGTCGGCGTGATCGTGAAGGGCGCCAGCGACGTGTGGGCCAAGCTCGCCCGTTGCTGCACCCCGGTGCCGGGTGACGAGATCCTCGGGTTCGTCACGCGCGGCGGCGGCGTGAGCGTGCACCGCACGGACTGCACCAACGCCGATGACCTGCGCACGCAGCCCGAGCGGCTGGTCGAGGTGGAGTGGGCGCCGTCGTCCTCTTCGGTGTTCCTGGTGGCCATCCAGGTCGAGGCGCTCGACCGGCACCGGCTGCTGTCCGACGTCACCAAGGTCCTGGCCGACGAGAAGGTCAACATCCTCTCGGCGTCGGTCACGACCTCGCGCGACCGCGTGGCCGTGAGCCGGTTCTCGTTCGAGATGGGCGACCCGAAGCACCTCGGTCACGTGCTGAAGGTGGTGCGGGGCGTCGAGGGTGTGTACGACGTCTACCGGGTCACGTCGGCTTCCTGA
- a CDS encoding alpha/beta fold hydrolase — translation MGMIEVDGVRFGYDEAGEGSAVVLLHAGLADRRMWDHQFAALAQHHRVIRYDRRGHGDSHAAEGTVSHHRDLLALMSALGVDRAALAGSSMGGAYALDAALTAPERVTRVALVGAGLSGHEWPEPMASDSREAMLAAVPLEKLERYLDHTAERVDEADVRAIADANVRYLVVGPHRTPDEVDQDFYARALEMCENVYRRAWTDPKWTEDVPDTRHRLAEITAPTLVIIGLEDGSGLLKLADRFEHEIPGATRLDLPDTGHLPPMERPAEVTEALRSWLADQEADVTR, via the coding sequence ATGGGGATGATCGAGGTCGACGGCGTGCGCTTCGGCTACGACGAGGCCGGCGAAGGCTCAGCCGTGGTGCTCCTGCACGCCGGGCTCGCCGACCGGCGCATGTGGGACCACCAGTTCGCGGCGCTGGCGCAACACCACCGCGTGATCCGCTACGACCGCCGCGGCCACGGCGACTCGCACGCGGCCGAGGGCACCGTCTCCCACCACCGCGACCTGCTCGCGCTCATGTCCGCGCTCGGCGTCGACCGGGCCGCGCTCGCCGGCTCGTCGATGGGCGGCGCCTACGCACTCGACGCCGCGCTGACCGCGCCCGAGCGCGTCACCCGGGTCGCGCTCGTCGGCGCCGGGCTGTCCGGGCACGAGTGGCCCGAGCCGATGGCGTCGGACAGCCGCGAAGCCATGCTCGCCGCGGTGCCGCTCGAAAAGCTCGAGCGCTACCTCGACCACACCGCCGAACGCGTCGACGAGGCGGACGTCCGGGCGATCGCCGACGCCAACGTCCGTTACCTCGTCGTCGGTCCACATCGGACACCCGACGAGGTCGACCAGGACTTCTACGCCCGCGCCCTCGAAATGTGCGAGAACGTGTACCGCCGGGCGTGGACTGATCCGAAGTGGACGGAGGACGTCCCCGACACCCGCCACCGCCTCGCCGAGATCACCGCACCCACCCTGGTGATCATCGGCCTCGAAGACGGCTCAGGCCTGCTGAAGCTGGCTGACAGGTTCGAGCACGAAATCCCCGGTGCGACCCGGCTCGACCTGCCCGACACGGGGCACCTGCCCCCGATGGAGCGCCCCGCCGAAGTGACCGAGGCGCTCCGCTCGTGGCTCGCGGATCAGGAAGCCGACGTGACCCGGTAG
- a CDS encoding enoyl-CoA hydratase/isomerase family protein gives MTDGFEFTRDGEVARLTFARPEKMNAITYGMWSAIPDVVAEVEADPALKVLVLTGAGKHFSAGADISEFRDLRSTADGAATYDKAVDGAVAALTSMRKPSVAMIQGNCIGGGCQLSVACDFRFASEDARFGITPAKLGIVFHFDSTRLLVSLVGPANAKYLLLSGELIDAVRAREIGLVNDLHAAEGLTAATAAFVDTLCSRSQASIRGMNRIIEKIVAGQRTPDDEVDAIRLTALHGEDYAEGVDAFLNRRPPKFTHR, from the coding sequence ATGACCGACGGATTCGAGTTCACGCGCGACGGCGAAGTCGCGCGGTTGACGTTCGCCCGGCCGGAGAAGATGAACGCCATCACCTACGGGATGTGGTCGGCGATTCCGGACGTCGTGGCCGAGGTCGAGGCCGACCCGGCGCTCAAGGTCCTCGTGCTCACGGGCGCGGGCAAGCACTTCTCGGCCGGCGCCGACATCAGCGAGTTCCGCGACCTGCGCTCCACCGCCGACGGTGCGGCCACCTACGACAAAGCCGTCGACGGCGCCGTGGCCGCCCTGACCTCGATGCGCAAACCGTCCGTCGCCATGATCCAGGGCAACTGCATCGGCGGCGGCTGCCAGCTTTCAGTAGCGTGCGACTTCCGCTTCGCCTCGGAAGACGCGCGCTTCGGCATCACGCCCGCCAAGCTCGGCATCGTCTTCCACTTCGACTCGACCCGCCTGCTGGTCTCCCTCGTCGGCCCCGCGAACGCCAAGTACCTCCTGCTGTCCGGCGAGCTCATCGACGCCGTCCGCGCGCGCGAGATCGGCCTCGTCAACGACCTCCACGCCGCCGAAGGCCTCACCGCGGCCACCGCGGCCTTCGTGGACACCCTGTGCTCTCGCTCGCAGGCCTCGATCCGCGGCATGAACCGCATCATCGAGAAGATCGTTGCAGGACAGCGGACGCCAGACGACGAAGTGGATGCCATCCGCCTCACCGCGCTGCACGGCGAGGACTACGCGGAGGGCGTCGACGCGTTCCTGAACCGCCGACCGCCGAAGTTCACGCACCGCTGA
- a CDS encoding peptidylprolyl isomerase: MATNQQRREAAKRKLERQIERRRDRAKRRKIVGAGVVGGVVLIVAGVVVWVVNSGGGDDTTAAATPPPSSSAPPVPTVGQIPTQRTALPTRPKALPNPTTCAYPADTQSAPPPKKTTAPDGKSVSSQGKVDITMKTTVGDIPITLDRALAPCTVEAFVSLAKQGFYTDTICHRLGVTDLQMLQCGDPNAKGDVTTDGTGGPGFTIPDEFIDGEKYGRGILAMANTGRPNSGGSQFFMVYGTAELPPNYTIFGSISDDGLKVLDAIAKTGIGTVGQDGATGEPKKQVKFTAVNVAA; encoded by the coding sequence GTGGCGACCAACCAGCAGCGCCGTGAAGCCGCTAAGCGGAAACTCGAGCGGCAGATCGAGCGTCGGCGGGACCGGGCCAAGCGACGCAAGATCGTGGGCGCTGGAGTGGTCGGCGGTGTTGTCCTCATCGTGGCCGGGGTAGTCGTGTGGGTCGTGAACAGCGGCGGTGGCGACGACACCACCGCGGCCGCCACCCCGCCGCCGTCGAGCTCGGCCCCGCCGGTGCCGACTGTCGGCCAGATCCCGACGCAGCGCACCGCGCTGCCGACGCGGCCGAAGGCCCTGCCGAACCCGACCACGTGCGCGTACCCGGCCGACACGCAGAGCGCGCCGCCGCCGAAGAAGACCACCGCGCCGGACGGCAAGAGCGTGTCCTCGCAGGGCAAGGTCGACATCACGATGAAGACCACCGTCGGCGACATCCCGATCACGCTCGACCGCGCGCTCGCACCGTGCACCGTCGAAGCCTTCGTGAGCCTGGCGAAGCAGGGCTTCTACACCGACACGATCTGCCACCGCCTCGGCGTCACCGACCTGCAGATGCTGCAGTGCGGCGACCCGAACGCCAAGGGCGACGTGACGACCGACGGCACCGGCGGCCCCGGCTTCACCATCCCGGACGAGTTCATCGACGGCGAGAAGTACGGCCGCGGCATCCTCGCCATGGCCAACACGGGCCGGCCGAACTCGGGCGGCAGCCAGTTCTTCATGGTCTACGGCACCGCCGAGCTACCCCCGAACTACACCATCTTCGGCAGCATCTCCGACGACGGCCTCAAGGTCCTCGACGCGATCGCCAAGACGGGCATCGGCACCGTCGGCCAGGACGGCGCGACCGGTGAGCCGAAGAAGCAGGTCAAGTTCACGGCCGTGAACGTCGCGGCCTGA